A segment of the Aureimonas sp. SA4125 genome:
GCAGCGAGATTGGTTGTCCTTTACGCCGCCGCCTCTTTCCAAACCATTGACCATGATCTGCACCACAGGTGCACCGTTCGAAAAGCAAAGTGACCATGCTGGAAATCAAGAACCTTCACGCCCGGGTGGCGGGCACCGACACGGAAATCCTCCGGGGCGTCGATCTGACCGTGCGCGGCGGCGAAGTCGCTGCAATCATGGGTCCGAACGGCTCGGGCAAGTCGACGCTCTCGTACATCCTTTCCGGACGCAGCGACTACGAGGTCACCGGCGGAGACATTTTATACAATGGCGAGTCGATCCTCGAGCTCGACCCGGCCGAACGCGCCGCCGCGGGCATCTTCCTCGCCTTCCAGTATCCGCTGGAAATTCCCGGCGTCGCCACCATGACCTTCCTCAAGACCGCCGTGAACGCACAGCGCAAGGCGCGCGGCGAGGCCGAGCTGACGACGCCGGACTTCATCCGCCGGGTGAAGGCCTCCGCGGCCGACCTCAAGATCGATCCCGCCATGCTGAAGCGGCCGCTGAATGTCGGCTTCTCCGGTGGCGAAAAGAAGCGTGCGGAAATCCTGCAGATGGCGCTCCTGGAGCCGAAACTCTGCATCATGGACGAAACCGATTCCGGGCTCGACATCGACGCGCTGAAAATCGTCTCCGACGGCGTCAACGCGCTGCGCTCGGCCGACCGCTCGTTCCTCGTCATCACCCATTACCAGCGCCTGCTCGAACACATCGTCCCGGACACGGTGCACGTCCTCTACCAGGGCAGGATCATCCGCACCGGCGGCAAGGAACTGGCGCTGCAGCTCGAGGACGAGGGCTATTCGACGATCATCGGCGAGGCGGCCTGATGTCGGTCGTTCCGCTGCGTCGGCTGACGCCTGCCGAAGAGAGCGTGATCGCCAGCGCCGAGAAGGGTCTCGCCGCGGGTGACGAGACGCGGCGCAACGCCCTCGCGGTTTTGCGCCGCGAAGGTCTGCCGCACCGCCGCGTCGAGGCCTGGCACTACACCGACCTTCGCTCGCTGGTCGGCAGCCACAAGCCCGGCCTCGTCGCGCGCGTCATTGATGCGTTGACCCGGGCGCACGAGCCGGAGCTCCTCGCACCCTTCATCCCGGGCAGCACCGTGATCGATCTCGGCGCGATGACCGGGACGGTCAATCTCGCCGGCGTTACCGTCGAGCGGTTGTCGGCGAGCCCCGACTGGCGCGAGGCTGCCAACCATCTCGACCGGGACGTCGACACCGTCCGTCTCCTCAATGCCTCGTTCGGCTCCCAGGCCACGCGCATAACCGTCGCCGCCGGCACGGATTTGGCGCATCCGGTGGAGCTCAGCGCCATCCCCGGTCAGGGCAGCGAGAGCACCTTCGTTCTCTGCGACGTCGGTGCCGGGGCGAAAGCCGTCTTCGTCGAGCGGCTGTCGCCCGGCAACCAGTCGGCGCTGTCGACGGGCGTGACCAACCTCACCGTCGGCGACGGCGCCGAGGTGCTCTGGATCGTCGATCAGGCAAAGGACAAGGACGAGACGCATCTCGGCCAGCTGAACGTCACCGTCGGCGCCGATGCCACCTTCCGCCTGTTCATGCTGAACGCCGGCGGCGCGCTGGTCCGGCTCGAAGTGCATGCCGAGACGACGGGCGAGGGCGCCGACATCCAGATGCGCGGCGTCACGCTCCTGCACGGCAACCAGCATATCGACGTGACGACGACGCTGAACCACACGGTGCCCAACACGACAGCCACGGAAACCTTCCGCAATGTCGTCACCGGCGGACACGGGGTCTTCCAGGGCATGATCAAGGTCTCGCGCGGCGCGCAGAAGACCGACGCCCGCATGGCCTGCAACACGCTTCTCCTGTCCGACGACGGCGACTTCTCGGCCAAGCCGGAGCTTGAGATCTTTGCCGACGACGTCCAGTGCGGCCACGGCGCGACGGCGGGCGAGATCGACGCGAACCACCTGTTCTACCTGATGTCGCGCGGCATACCCGAGCGCGAGGCGCGGGGCCTGCTGGTCAAGGCCTTTGTCAAGGAAGTCGTCGAGGAACTGGAAAACGAGGCGGCCATCGAGGTTCTCGAGGCCCGGATCGACGCCTGGCTGGCCGCCGACCACTGATGTCCCGCAAGCCCTGCCGGCTTAGCCGGCGGGCATGGAAGGAGACGACGCATGAACCTGGAAAGCCCGATCCGCGCCGGTTACGACGTCGAGGCCGTGCGCCGCGATTTTCCGATCCTGGCAACGACGGTCTACGGCAAACCGCTCGTCTATCTCGACAACGGTGCGTCCGCGCAGAAGCCGCGCGCCATGCTCGACGCCATCCACAAGGCCTATTCGCAAGACTATTCGAACGTTCACCGCGGCCTGCACTAC
Coding sequences within it:
- the sufC gene encoding Fe-S cluster assembly ATPase SufC — encoded protein: MLEIKNLHARVAGTDTEILRGVDLTVRGGEVAAIMGPNGSGKSTLSYILSGRSDYEVTGGDILYNGESILELDPAERAAAGIFLAFQYPLEIPGVATMTFLKTAVNAQRKARGEAELTTPDFIRRVKASAADLKIDPAMLKRPLNVGFSGGEKKRAEILQMALLEPKLCIMDETDSGLDIDALKIVSDGVNALRSADRSFLVITHYQRLLEHIVPDTVHVLYQGRIIRTGGKELALQLEDEGYSTIIGEAA
- the sufD gene encoding Fe-S cluster assembly protein SufD, whose product is MSVVPLRRLTPAEESVIASAEKGLAAGDETRRNALAVLRREGLPHRRVEAWHYTDLRSLVGSHKPGLVARVIDALTRAHEPELLAPFIPGSTVIDLGAMTGTVNLAGVTVERLSASPDWREAANHLDRDVDTVRLLNASFGSQATRITVAAGTDLAHPVELSAIPGQGSESTFVLCDVGAGAKAVFVERLSPGNQSALSTGVTNLTVGDGAEVLWIVDQAKDKDETHLGQLNVTVGADATFRLFMLNAGGALVRLEVHAETTGEGADIQMRGVTLLHGNQHIDVTTTLNHTVPNTTATETFRNVVTGGHGVFQGMIKVSRGAQKTDARMACNTLLLSDDGDFSAKPELEIFADDVQCGHGATAGEIDANHLFYLMSRGIPEREARGLLVKAFVKEVVEELENEAAIEVLEARIDAWLAADH